A region from the Linepithema humile isolate Giens D197 chromosome 1, Lhum_UNIL_v1.0, whole genome shotgun sequence genome encodes:
- the LOC105679807 gene encoding uncharacterized protein yields the protein MGEGKSDRSGKRQRSSSRGVGKSSSDSEITHGRGKGKGRRGKTKERWPFLEGLTVDELARYRRRRVQDRPKDNLQPHADFAVQNPASEYRHAFGVNVVEFSKEDVWPIEERKPEEYLDEERALEDAHSSYCVDLEEREAIEDPTANEEGDFSPLVYGNETMETRVDAPQFETPFRRPSLIRRGTSLKCSGDFYTDTETYSAYVPYEGQHRAELARRPTSLKMEGELDTMTEKCEKFIEWLNVSRPELMRIPTHLKMEGELETATENQDKYVPFVGARRPELLRRSTNLKLEGDTYFIPEYTDVFRDYSGKDRLQPKKPQTHLKAQGDFFQSTENTENFVHPSIKQAQETFERMKDDDEEEEWMKDQEEKRKKEEEMKMLISKLEDLNGRSLEIPEYRDAYKDFPRERPKITKPDDEIGRADGSKVSSPSRSKFCMKIDQDPEYQSKYLEYPRDRPIYRKPPPMLRPTRISSSGRNSACLGRPIHYQECRMFEYEPTSEVRSQYVPYGYVPKVETLKMPTNLRLEGNFDLQPEYRNAYCARYDRQGYGESKTTCGRNERSPSATKRKENYWLSDNNDGRCDRTAVGQGQDAFCVLDTRIHEDNVTGKPPPASRKGSRLSQVTVAPRPTQIEVADRTIATRTRSPSPTYRLQVCDVDNEPRGFGRPGQFSGRVRSPSADRLIQNNVTRPYSPSFGRDKQNRRANDQPFVILNNASKSVSGKSEARKRRTDRNVDVTIPISRGRTPRTPTRWMPPWYDNTNTI from the exons ATGGGCGAAGGCAAAAGCGACCGTTCTGGCAAAAG GCAGAGATCCTCGTCTCGTGGCGTCGGCAAGTCGTCCTCGGATTCGGAGATAACGCACGGCAGAGGCAAGGGGAAAGGACGCAGGGGCAAGACCAAGGAGAGATGGCCGTTCCTCGAAGGACTGACGGTCGACGAATTGGCTCGTTACCGGAGGAGACGCGTGCAGGATCGGCCGAAGGACAATCTCCAGCCTCACGCGGACTTTGCGGTCCAGAATCCTGCGTCTGAGTACCGGCATGCCTTCGGTGTAAATGTCGTGGAATTTTCTAAG GAAGATGTATGGCCGATAGAGGAGAGGAAACCTGAGGAATATTTAGACGAAGAAAGAGCTCTCGAAGATGCGCACTCTTCGTATTGCGTGGATCTTGAAGAACGCGAAGCGATCGAGGATCCAACTGCGAACGAAGAGGGTGATTTCTCACCATTGGTCTATGGAAACGAGACGATGGAGACAAGAGTGGACGCTCCGCAGTTTGAAACTCCATTTCGCCGTCCGTCACTTATCAGAAG GGGCACCAGCTTAAAGTGCAGCGGCGACTTCTACACGGACACGGAAACGTATTCGGCGTATGTACCTTACGAGGGTCAACATCGGGCCGAGCTCGCGCGTCGACCCACGTCCTTGAAGATGGAAGGCGAGCTGGACACTATGACGGAGAAATGCGAGAAGTTCATCGAGTGGCTCAACGTTAGTCGACCGGAACTCATGCGCATACCTACTCATTTGAAGATGGAGGGCGAGCTAGAGACGGCGACGGAAAATCAAGACAAATACGTTCCCTTCGTGGGTGCGCGAAGACCGGAATTGTTGAGACGGAGCACCAATTTGAAACTCGAGGGCGACACTTATTTCATACCGGAGTACACCGATGTATTCAGAGACTACAGTGGCAAAG ATAGATTGCAGCCGAAGAAGCCTCAAACGCATTTGAAAGCCCAAGGCGACTTTTTTCAAAGCACAGAAAACACCGAAAATTTCGTTCATCCCAGCATTAAGCAGGCGCAAGAGACGTTCGAACGAATGAAAGACGATGATGAGGAGGAAGAATGGATGAAAGATCAAGAGGAGAAGCGTAAGAAGGAAGAAGAGATGAAAATGCTGATATCGAAGTTGGAAGATTTAAATGGTCGGTCGCTCGAAATTCCGGAGTATCGAGATGCGTACAAG GATTTTCCACGCGAACGACCGAAGATCACGAAGCCGGATGACGAGATTGGCCGTGCCGACGGCTCTAAGGTATCCTCGCCGTCGCGTTCCAAATTTTGCATGAAGATTGATCAAGATCCGGAATACCAATCCAAGTATCTCGAGTATCCGCGGGACCGTCCTATCTATCGTAAGCCACCGCCGATGCTGCGACCGACGAGGATCTCCTCCTCTGGGCGCAACAGCGCCTGCCTCGGCAGACCGATTCATTATCAGGAATGTCGCATGTTTGAGTACGAACCTACTAGCGAGGTGAGATCCCAATATGTGCCTTACGGATACGTACCAAAAGTCGAGACACTGAAAATGCCGACAAATCTGCGGCTGGAGGGTAACTTTGACCTTCAGCCGGAATATAGAAACGCCTATTGCGCGAGATACGATCGTCAGGGCTACGGTGAATCTAAAACAACCTGCGGCAGGAACGAACGCAGTCCGAGCGCTacgaagagaaaagagaattaCTGGTTGAGCGATAATAATGATGGTCGGTGCGATAGAACAGCTGTAGGCCAAGGACAGGACGCTTTTTGTGTGCTGGACACGCGGATTCACGAAGACAACGTCACTGGAAAACCGCCGCCGGCCAGcagaaa AGGCTCCAGGCTGTCTCAAGTCACTGTGGCGCCGAGACCGACGCAGATAGAAGTAGCGGATCGCACAATCGCCACAAGAACGCGATCCCCCAGTCCAACGTATCGGCTTCAAGTGTGCGACGTCGACAACGAACCGCGAGGTTTCGGCCGACCCGGCCAATTCTCCGGAAGAGTACGCAGCCCTTCGGCCGATCgtttgattcaaaataacgTCACCAGACCGTACTCGCCCAGCTTCGGCAGGGACAAGCAGAATCGTCGCGCCAACGATCAACCATTCGTCATTTTGAATAACGCCTCGAAAAGTGTATCGGGTAAAAGCGAAGCTCGCAAAAGACGCACCGACAGAAACGTCGATGTCACGATACCGATCTCTCGCGGAAGAACGCCTAGAACGCCGACCAGGTGGATGCCACCGTGGTACGACAATACGAACACGATCTAA